Below is a genomic region from Gadus macrocephalus chromosome 14, ASM3116895v1.
TCTAGTCATAAAGATGAATAAACATCaacataaacaaataaaataatgtttattttaGGCTTTGTGCCTTGATTAATGCTAATTTAGAGCCTTATTTAGGCATTTAGTCAAGCTGCCGCTGAAATGAGTATCAACGAGATGACCCTAGATCCAAGAGGACCGCTGCAGAGGAGGACCCAGCGCTGGCAGCCTACCTCCAGGAAGATGCCGAGGACAGCCAGGCCGTCGGGTTCCTGGGCAGCCTGTCCAAACGTCTTGTATTTCTCAGCGTTCCAGTGGACTAGATGAAGCTGTGGAGATTGAGACAGGGTTAATACACACTACAGTCTGGGTAACCTGCCTTGTTCTCGTGCTGCTCTTATTATCCCAATGTGCTGTTGGGAGTCTTTGAGACTCATCATTAAGCAGCGGGGGGGGTTagtgcatcttgctcaaggttgACTGCAGTGTGGCTCAAAACCTCAGGACCTTTTGGCCCCGACCAATGGCCCCAAAATACACTTGGATTGGGTCCATGGGGccacggcacacacacagtagaagaCTCGGGGCACACTGGAATTGATGATCCTTTCATGTTTTGTGCGTTCAAAAAACTATTTGAATAGAACATTAATAAAAAATGCTTTCCTCCATTTCCagtttgtattttctttttccaCATATTCTGAACAAAGCTTGAAAAGGTTGAACATCCATTTTCCTCATATGTTCCAGTGGTGATCGGAGACATGGGCTGATAAGCTGATGAACCTGATGACTGACCTCTGACACAAAGGCCTTCCCTGCCACGGTGTGTTCGGACCCATGGCATCCCTTCTCCCCCCAGTGGAAGTGGAACTGCCTCAGCCTGTAAGGGTTGGGCAAGGCCCCCCCATGGATCACTGGAGAGAAGGATTGAAGGTTAAAACAAGACAAAAGCAGGAAACGTTTTCTCAAATAGAGAACATTTTGCACTTTTGCAAAAACTCCTTCAAACAGATCCTCTATGTGGACGGTGGCATCTCCTGAAAAACTAACCTAAATGATTTTACTCTCAGTGAAATGATGCATATGTTTGTATAATCTTGTGTCTTTGAGTAGACAACTACTCCTATTGAAGTCTTACTCTGTACTGTTTAATGACTCAATGCCTACTCAACTATATATTATTctgtagaaaaacaaaacaacaacaccagcAGCAACTGATGGTGTTGGCTGCTGGCTGCCGGTGGTGTCATGACATGATGGATGCGTCAGCAAACAACCTGACATTTCTGAGATTATCATCTGGCATAATTATGGACTGTTGGGCAAATATCCACCCAGTGAAAAAGGGCAAATAAGGGCATAATAACCATGATGGTCACCCTATAGCATTACATTTCTACTGCAGTAGACAAACACTCATACATCTAATTACCGCATAATCAGAGGGTTGGGTCATCCCTATGATCTGGTTCTCTTGTCTGAAAGGCCGTTTGCACTTTATCACAATGTAGCTTGATAAGCCTTTTTTAGAGCATGCATTTAAAGACGTTGAAGTCGGATCTTATTCTGTAAACCTCATCTGAGCTAAGATTAGGTGCATGTTCTTTGTAGAGAAGAAGCCAGATACACTCAGTATAAAGTCGCATTAACCATTTTCTAAGGgtaaattacaaaataaatctaCAATTACTTTGCAACAATTCAACATTTTAGCAGGGAGCCTCTCACCGGATCTGGCATCGGAGTCGTCAAACTCGACCACGACGGAGTGTCCATTATTGGAGATGTTGATTGATGTGCATTGGTCGTAGGAGAGTTGGATGGGAGCCAGGCGAGGGTCGAACGAGGCTTCGGAGGGGACAATGTCGATGGGAGACTGGCGGCTCCCTTGGGCGACGGGGTAGTCCTTATGCCACAAGGATGGGCCTAAATAAACACATGGATGGTGGCATTTTATTCAAAGCGGTGTATTTATAATTGATAGTCAGTTGGCATAGGCCTATCTGTTGGGAAGCAACAGCTTTAAGGTCCAGTTTATCGAGGCGAAGCAGTGAGCATCTGGGATCTCAATATAGACGCTAAATGTTATAAACAGTTTGGCGGTGCGTTGGTTTTATTATTGAAATTGCAATGGTGACGTAATTACAAACATATTTTTAAGTGTTATTGCCTCTTGTAAAAAACGATATCCATCAAATCGTCGCAAAAATATAGGCAAAGCCATAATTCAATTATATAAATCTAAAGAAAAAGCCTAGCCGTATAAATAATAACGCTGTGATTTAAAAGGTTTGATGAGCACTCCTAATTGGACTGAGTTGTGCGAAGGAAAGGGGATAGTGAGAGGAAGTAAATCGTTTTTGTTGGGAGAGCTCTGTAGGGCAGAGATAACCAAACAAGTGTGAGACAAGTGGTTAAGCACGACTATAAACAGCAGATAATCTGACTAATCTGGAATTAAGAACTGCTCGGTCTATCAACAACAACTACATCACTCAAATCCTGCTGCACCAGAAGAAGTAAACGTTCCTTGATTGGAAAACATTTTGTAGGTCCACATTTACGCATGCATGCCAAACGAATAGGCTACTATGaaaaatgaatgtatgtatgaatgaatgaatgaatgaatgaatgatgattCTGGGTGATATCCAAGCTTACCATTCTCTTCACCGTACCCCCAAGTAGACCCCTTCATCTCCTCTTAATGAGATCgttttactttttcttttttccccgGCCCCTGACTTTCTCACCCAGTACTACACTGATCAGGTGGCTGCATCGGTGCGTCTTCTTGTTTTAATGATCAAGATGAAGGTGGGAAGGGACAATTATCCTTAAAGACACGCCCCCTCCCAGCATACTTATTGCATTCTGTCGCTCGGCGGCGTTGTTATTGTTTCATGTTTTTAGATTGTTTAGCTGAAACGATGTAAAGGATTAAACACCCtgcaaaacattagaaaaaataaGATAACAATTGAAAACAGAACATTTGATCaattatatttaatatacagTCTCCATTCTAGtcgtctttctttttcttctttcttcctatctaattttctctctttttaaactttcgtacattttttttctttttcttttcattgtTCAGGTCTGTGAGTCTTTTTGTGTGTTCAAATTTAGCCTTAAAGGGAATGCGAATCTAATTCCTGAATATACCAATCGCCCGTGCGTTAGAAAAGGGGTCTTCCAACAACAAAGGCTTCGTTGTTGGAAAACGGACACCCCTAGAGGACAAAGTAGAGGACGAAAGACAAGCTCATCGCAAAGTCCCGCGATGTTTCCATTTGTGCGCTTTGTGGGTAGTACTAGTCCCATGGTACTAGCCTGGAAGCTCTAGCATGGCAGCTACTAAAGCATCCAAAGAGCAGAAATATGACAGGCAGCTGAGGTAAATTAAACGTAAATGTATACTAAGAAGGATTAAATCAGcattattatttagatataacTGATGCAGAATAGGCATGCCTAGCGTTAGACCTGTTTAGCCAACTAGCTCTAGGTAAACATGACCAAAATCACTCAGTAAGCCAATGTAATGTTTCATTGTAAGGTGATAATACATCGTATCTTAATCGTCGTATTGTAATAAAGTGCTTTCCTGCTTCCTGCTTGCTATTCCGTTCATGAATGTCTAAAAGCTAAATAAATATTCGGCATCTGTAAGTAAGCTACCGGTAGAGGAGTGTGCAATGTACAGGTTTTAGTTTTTGTATGCATTCTTGCTTCATGATCCAACCCCGTCTTGCAGACTGTGGGGAGACCATGGACAGGAGGTTCTGGAGAACGCCCACGTCTGTCTCATCAACGCCACCGCATCAGGGACAGAGATCCTTAAAAACCTTGTACTTCCAGGTGACCACAGTATTACAATACAGTTTCTCCAAATCATACAGACTTTGACTAATCTCTTAATCAACTTTTTAATTGTGAATTCAAGGCATAGGAGCTTTTACCATCATTGACGGCCACACAGTCTTAGGAGAAGATGTGGGAAACAAGTGAGGAATTAAATGAGAATCACATTATATTTGTGGACTGATTCAGATTTATTGAGATGTGCGTAATGGAATCAATATGTCTGACCCAGTGTgacttttgtttttgtcttaCAGCTTTTTCCTCAGCCAAAACAGCATAGGAAGGGTATGTCTCACTATAAGCAAAATGTGCACAGAAATTGTCTTCCTCTCTTTTCAAAACCTCCTAAACATGTGAGTGACCTGCAGTACATACATATGAGCGCTGGCCACCTCGTCCTTCTGTGTAGAAAAATAACACTCATAACAGCACTGATCATCAGTAATACCTCCTTCCCCGCAGAGAGTCCCATCAGGGATGTCGAATGCAGGCCCAAACCACAATCAAATCCCAGTTTTCCATCCCCAAACCACATTTTGGGTGCATGGAAATTAACATTGAAAACAGATGACCCATTGTGCAATCAGATGCGCCGATCTCTTCTTGCCCTTAAATGGATAAACGTTTGCCCATCACTTTTACTAACCAATCAAAGGCTGCCAGCCTCTTTATTCCCTTAAATGATAAAACAGGCAGCTGCTTAAGCAGGTAGCAGGatcatcacacatcacacatcactGTTGTTTTGCCAGGGTAGGTCCTTTAAACACGTCTTCAGTTAGAACCAATGCGTTCCCTTCATCAAAGCCCTAGCTATACCCGCTCTCGCCAATCTCTTCTTTTGATAAGTTGCAATGAAATGTACATTAATATCGtgaaacacatttattttcaaGAACCGGGCCCAGGCTGCTACTGAGCTGCTCCAGGAGCTGAATAGTGATGTCTCTGGAAACTTTGTTGAGGAAGTATGTTGACTCTttgaaacacattttaaaatcgACTCGGGGTCAGCACCCCGAGTGGATTTCAACCCTTTTGGTGGCCACCGTAATCCATTCTGGaccaataataatattttaatgaATTTCAAAATTGTTTTTCGAGACTGACGGTGGGCACCAACAATTTGAATTACGAAACATTGTTACCTACATAATGTTATACCTTAGcaatgtttttaaatgttttaaatttAGCAATGCACTTTACCAAGACAATGTACGTAGTTGAAGTTAGACACAAGCCAGTCTTCTTAAATGACGGAGCTTGAATCAATAAAGTTTAATTTGATCTTAAAGAGATGATACGTTATGAACATTGAACTGAACAGATGTGAATAACCTGTTGGTCTATCTTCTCCAGAGTGCAGACCAGCTGTTGGACAATGACCCTGAGTTCTTCCACAGGTTCTCCATCGTTATTGGGGTTCAGCTTTCAGAAAGGTACTGACACCAAGGCACAGTTTCCAACTCACAACTTGTTAGGACCTACTAGGGTCCCCTTAGATTGCTGACTAATGGTATTGATTTTGGATGATACTTGCATTATAAATGATTTAAATGGTTTGAAGGTCCTGACCTGTATATACAAACAGCCATGTGCAAATAAATCAGTGTTTGGTGCAACACTCATAAATTCACTGGAATATTGATGTTTCAGGCAGATATTGAAATGGTTAAAACGATTTTAGAGTCACTATATCTCATGAGGCAGAATGCTCTAAATATAACTTTCATTTCTTATTTCAgtagattattattatatttcagTGCTGAATGTGGATAACCCTGCTGTTTAAGCCCACTGAGCCAGCCTGTGTTTTGTATTCCCTGGGTGTCAGCACGCGCCTGAGGCTCGGCTCGGTTCTGTGGGCCGTCGGCGTTCCCTTCCTGGTCTGTTGGACCTATGGCCTCATGGGCTACATGAGGCTTGTGGT
It encodes:
- the ca7 gene encoding carbonic anhydrase 7; the protein is MKGSTWGYGEENGPSLWHKDYPVAQGSRQSPIDIVPSEASFDPRLAPIQLSYDQCTSINISNNGHSVVVEFDDSDARSVIHGGALPNPYRLRQFHFHWGEKGCHGSEHTVAGKAFVSELHLVHWNAEKYKTFGQAAQEPDGLAVLGIFLETGDDHRWLHKITDALYMVKFKGSVSDFKGFNPKCLLPSSLHFWTYPGSLTTPPLHESVIWIVLKEPIVVSEKQMGKFRMLVFNGEEEDLRSRMENNFRSPQPLKGRKVLASFK